In a genomic window of Stakelama saccharophila:
- a CDS encoding SDR family NAD(P)-dependent oxidoreductase: protein MANKLAVITGASTGIGREFAGIAAREGYDLVLAADEAEIDVAADSLSGRNVAVEAVNADLATFEGNDRLLAAIGDRPVDILIANAGRGLGHAFVEQDPASWRRVIDTNVTGTTYLLQKIAQKMVARGEGRILITGSIAGLIPGSYQAVYNGTKAYLDSFAYALREELADTGVQVTVLMPGPTDTPFFRRAGMLDTPVGKDDSKENPAKTAETGWEALMQGSAHVVSGAKNKVQAAMSHLTPDSMLAKQHTKMAKPEG, encoded by the coding sequence ATGGCCAACAAGCTTGCCGTCATTACCGGCGCGTCCACCGGTATCGGGCGCGAATTCGCGGGCATCGCAGCGCGCGAGGGCTACGACCTCGTGCTCGCCGCAGACGAGGCCGAGATCGACGTCGCGGCGGATTCGCTGAGCGGACGGAATGTCGCGGTGGAGGCGGTAAACGCCGATCTCGCGACCTTCGAGGGCAATGACCGCCTGCTTGCCGCGATCGGCGACCGGCCCGTAGACATCCTCATCGCGAATGCCGGGCGCGGGCTCGGCCACGCCTTTGTCGAGCAGGACCCCGCTTCGTGGCGCCGGGTCATCGACACCAACGTGACGGGCACGACCTATCTGCTCCAGAAAATCGCGCAAAAGATGGTCGCGCGCGGTGAAGGGCGCATCCTCATCACGGGATCGATCGCCGGCCTGATTCCGGGCAGCTATCAGGCGGTTTATAACGGCACCAAGGCCTATCTCGACAGTTTCGCCTATGCGCTTCGCGAGGAACTGGCCGATACCGGGGTGCAGGTCACGGTGCTGATGCCGGGGCCGACCGACACGCCGTTCTTCCGCCGCGCCGGCATGCTCGACACCCCCGTCGGCAAGGACGACAGCAAGGAAAATCCCGCCAAGACGGCCGAAACCGGATGGGAAGCGCTGATGCAGGGCTCGGCGCATGTCGTCTCCGGCGCAAAGAACAAGGTCCAGGCGGCGATGTCGCACCTGACGCCCGACAGCATGCTCGCGAAGCAGCATACGAAGATGGCAAAGCCCGAAGGCTGA
- a CDS encoding alpha-amylase family glycosyl hydrolase, with protein sequence MRLSLEDHAWWERGVIYQIYPRSFQDSDGDGIGDLRGIERRLDYIAALGVDAIWLSPIFPSPMADFGYDITDHCDVAPVFGDLAAFDRLLCAAHARGLKLLLDFVPNHSSDRHPWFIESRKSRASPKRDWYIWRDPAPDGGPPNNWTSDMGGSAWEFDAATGQYYLHAFLKEQPDLNWRNPDVRSAMIDVLRFWLDRGVDGFRIDVLWHMVKAEGLPDNPVNPHYRPDMGEKYKVLQHHSTNQPDVHEIAAEFRSLADSYGERLLVGEIFLPLDALMEYYGTPDAPGVHLPFNFQLLDASWDAASLAPTIAAYEAALPPGCWPNWVMGSHDAPRIADRLGADQARVAAMLLLTLRGTPTLYQGDELGIGRVAIPPDRVRDPQDLRQPGLGLGRDRARTPMAWDGSPHAGFSDFEPWLPLHEDWTVRNVANQAGDPNSMLSLYRTLLALRRASPALRIGEYAALPADSGTLCYQRRHGDERLLIALNLTGEPRRLILPDDSGAAELLVSTLPDATLGDALAPNEGLLLRLGGAR encoded by the coding sequence ATGCGCCTGAGCCTGGAAGATCATGCCTGGTGGGAACGCGGCGTCATTTACCAGATCTATCCCCGGTCGTTTCAGGACAGCGACGGCGACGGAATCGGCGATCTACGCGGGATCGAGCGGCGGCTCGATTATATAGCCGCGCTAGGCGTGGATGCGATCTGGCTGTCGCCGATCTTTCCTTCGCCCATGGCCGATTTCGGATATGACATCACCGACCATTGCGACGTGGCGCCGGTTTTCGGCGACCTCGCGGCCTTTGACCGCCTGCTCTGTGCGGCCCATGCCAGGGGGCTGAAGCTGCTGCTCGACTTCGTGCCCAACCACAGTTCGGATCGGCATCCCTGGTTTATCGAAAGCCGCAAGTCGCGCGCCAGTCCGAAACGCGACTGGTACATCTGGCGCGATCCCGCCCCGGACGGCGGACCGCCCAATAACTGGACCAGCGACATGGGCGGTTCGGCCTGGGAATTCGACGCCGCGACCGGCCAATATTACCTTCATGCCTTTTTGAAGGAGCAGCCCGACCTCAACTGGCGCAATCCGGACGTGCGATCCGCGATGATCGACGTGCTGCGGTTCTGGCTGGATCGCGGGGTCGACGGCTTTCGCATCGACGTATTGTGGCACATGGTGAAGGCCGAGGGGCTGCCCGACAATCCGGTGAACCCCCATTACCGGCCGGACATGGGCGAGAAATACAAGGTGCTGCAGCACCATTCGACCAATCAGCCGGACGTTCACGAGATCGCCGCCGAATTCCGCAGCCTTGCCGACAGCTATGGCGAGCGTCTGCTGGTCGGCGAGATTTTCCTGCCGCTCGACGCGCTGATGGAATATTACGGCACGCCGGATGCGCCCGGCGTGCACCTGCCATTCAATTTCCAGCTTCTGGACGCTTCGTGGGATGCCGCCAGTCTGGCCCCGACCATCGCCGCCTATGAAGCCGCGCTGCCGCCCGGTTGCTGGCCCAATTGGGTCATGGGCAGTCACGACGCGCCGCGTATCGCCGATCGGCTGGGCGCGGATCAGGCCCGGGTCGCGGCGATGCTGCTGCTGACGCTGCGCGGCACGCCGACGCTCTATCAGGGGGACGAGCTTGGCATCGGCCGCGTGGCAATCCCGCCCGACCGCGTCCGCGACCCGCAGGACCTGCGCCAGCCCGGACTGGGCCTGGGCCGGGATCGGGCGCGCACGCCGATGGCATGGGACGGATCGCCCCATGCCGGATTCAGCGATTTCGAGCCGTGGTTGCCACTCCACGAGGACTGGACGGTGCGCAACGTGGCGAACCAGGCAGGGGACCCGAATTCGATGCTGTCGCTGTACCGCACATTGCTCGCCCTGCGGCGCGCCAGCCCGGCGCTGAGGATCGGCGAATATGCCGCATTGCCGGCCGATTCCGGCACCTTGTGCTATCAACGAAGACATGGTGACGAGCGGTTGCTGATCGCGCTCAACCTGACGGGCGAGCCGCGTCGCCTCATTCTGCCGGACGACAGCGGCGCGGCCGAGTTGCTGGTGTCGACGCTTCCGGATGCCACGCTCGGCGACGCGCTGGCCCCGAACGAAGGGCTGCTGCTCCGCCTGGGTGGTGCACGATGA
- a CDS encoding M24 family metallopeptidase, producing the protein MGRRQWIAGAALAPLVLPRLLRAAEIDTSGLSDITGNARPIGADERRRRVAKAQKLMRDNGIGAVLIEPGSSMTYFSGVRWWRSERLTALILPADGEPCITTPFFEAPSVKETLGIEADIRVWQEDENPLKLVAGFLKERGLAGRPIGIEETVRYFAVDGLQRLLPDARIVSANPVVRGCRMIKTPAEIALMQIATDVTIAAYRWTHPRVERGMTPADIGALMTAATTALGGEVEFNLILLGEAAAYPHGSGKPQQVRDGEIVLMDCGCTVHGYQSDVSRTFVHGEPSAEQRKVWNQVHRGQQVAFEAAKIGAPAGSVDDAVRRYYESLGYGPGYRLPGLSHRTGHGIGLDGHEPVNLVRGEMTKLAPGMCFSDEPGIYIPGRFGVRLEDCFHMTETGPKFFSQPPPSIERPMG; encoded by the coding sequence ATCGGCCGGCGTCAGTGGATCGCCGGGGCCGCGCTCGCCCCGTTGGTGCTGCCGCGCCTGCTTCGCGCCGCGGAGATCGATACGTCCGGCCTGTCGGATATCACCGGCAATGCCCGGCCCATCGGCGCCGATGAACGCCGGCGTCGTGTCGCGAAGGCGCAGAAGCTGATGCGCGACAATGGCATCGGCGCGGTGCTGATCGAGCCGGGATCGTCGATGACGTATTTTTCCGGCGTCCGCTGGTGGCGCAGCGAACGGCTCACCGCGCTGATCCTGCCGGCCGATGGCGAACCATGTATCACGACGCCGTTTTTCGAGGCGCCGTCGGTCAAGGAGACGCTGGGCATCGAGGCCGATATCCGCGTCTGGCAGGAGGATGAGAATCCGCTGAAGCTGGTCGCCGGGTTCCTGAAGGAGCGGGGCCTGGCCGGCCGGCCGATCGGCATCGAGGAAACGGTGCGATATTTCGCGGTGGACGGCTTGCAACGCCTTCTCCCGGACGCGCGGATCGTGTCGGCCAACCCGGTGGTACGGGGATGCCGGATGATCAAGACGCCCGCCGAAATCGCGCTGATGCAGATCGCGACCGATGTGACGATCGCGGCCTATCGCTGGACCCACCCCCGCGTGGAACGCGGCATGACGCCGGCGGATATCGGTGCGCTGATGACGGCGGCCACCACGGCACTGGGCGGCGAAGTGGAGTTCAACCTCATCCTGCTCGGCGAAGCGGCGGCCTATCCCCACGGTTCGGGCAAGCCGCAGCAGGTGCGTGACGGCGAAATCGTGCTGATGGATTGCGGCTGCACCGTTCACGGCTATCAGTCCGACGTATCGCGAACCTTCGTCCACGGCGAGCCGTCGGCCGAGCAGCGCAAGGTCTGGAACCAGGTTCATCGCGGGCAGCAGGTCGCGTTCGAAGCCGCGAAGATTGGCGCGCCGGCGGGCAGTGTCGACGATGCCGTTCGCCGTTATTACGAGTCGCTCGGCTACGGGCCGGGATACCGGCTGCCCGGCCTGTCGCACCGAACCGGCCACGGTATCGGCCTGGACGGGCACGAGCCGGTCAACCTGGTGCGCGGCGAGATGACGAAGCTCGCGCCCGGCATGTGCTTTTCCGACGAGCCCGGCATCTATATCCCCGGGAGGTTCGGTGTTCGCCTGGAGGATTGTTTCCACATGACCGAAACCGGGCCGAAATTCTTCAGTCAGCCGCCGCCATCGATCGAGCGCCCGATGGGATGA
- a CDS encoding glutathione S-transferase family protein, translated as MSLVVHHLENSRSQRILWLLEELRLDYRVKRYERDSGTMLAPPELRRVHPLGKAPLLEDDGTVIAETGAIVEYLVEKADGKLGPPPHRRSMLQYRHFLHYAEGSLMPPLFTKLVLSRVPLLGKTAQKRFQPMIDVHLDYVEAELSDRPWFAGDRFTAADVMMSFPLEAARARAGLNESRPATLRWLDTIHQRPGYQAALAKGGPYAYA; from the coding sequence ATGTCGCTTGTCGTTCACCATCTCGAAAATTCACGCTCGCAACGCATTCTCTGGCTATTGGAGGAACTCCGCCTCGACTATCGCGTGAAGCGCTACGAGCGCGATTCCGGAACGATGCTGGCGCCGCCCGAACTGCGGCGGGTTCATCCGCTCGGCAAAGCGCCGCTGCTGGAGGATGACGGCACCGTCATCGCCGAAACCGGCGCCATCGTCGAATATCTGGTCGAGAAAGCGGATGGGAAGCTCGGACCGCCGCCGCACCGCCGCTCGATGCTGCAATATCGCCATTTCCTGCATTATGCCGAGGGCTCGCTGATGCCGCCGCTGTTCACGAAGCTCGTGCTCAGCCGGGTGCCGCTACTCGGCAAAACCGCGCAGAAACGCTTTCAACCGATGATCGACGTTCATCTCGATTATGTCGAAGCCGAGCTTTCCGACCGGCCCTGGTTCGCCGGCGATCGGTTCACCGCAGCCGATGTGATGATGAGCTTTCCGCTGGAGGCAGCGCGGGCGCGCGCCGGGCTGAACGAGAGCCGCCCGGCAACGCTTCGGTGGCTCGACACCATTCATCAGAGGCCCGGATATCAGGCAGCACTCGCCAAAGGCGGTCCCTATGCCTATGCCTGA
- a CDS encoding zinc-dependent alcohol dehydrogenase, whose translation MRALCYHGKKDVRVDSVPDPEIVNPRDAVIEVTSTAICGSDLHLYDGVIPAVLPGDILGHEFMGRVVETGPKSPLRKGQRVVVPFTISCGSCYFCERQQFSTCDNSNPVEKQEMSETLYGTPMGGLFGYSHLTGGYPGGQAQYVRVPFSDVGPIVIEDDALDDDRVLFLSDILPTGWMAAENAEISGGDTVAVWGAGPVGLFAAQSALIMGAARVIVIDHYPHRLELAKGLGADVINFHETDVREALMAMSGGVGPDAVIDAVGMEAHGFAVDNMLDIAKQRVGVGADRASALKQAILSVRKAGRLSIPGVYGGMTDKFPLGALMEKGLTVRTGQTHVQKYGQKLLDMISAGKIDTTFLISHHLPLESAASGYANFKNHQDEYTKVVLRPGMEN comes from the coding sequence ATGAGAGCGCTCTGCTATCACGGAAAGAAGGACGTTCGCGTCGACAGCGTTCCCGATCCCGAGATCGTAAATCCGCGCGATGCCGTCATCGAAGTCACGTCGACCGCGATCTGCGGGTCCGACCTTCACCTTTACGACGGCGTAATTCCGGCGGTCTTGCCGGGCGATATTCTCGGCCACGAATTCATGGGCCGGGTGGTCGAAACCGGACCGAAATCCCCGCTGCGCAAGGGGCAGCGGGTGGTGGTGCCGTTCACCATCTCGTGCGGGAGCTGCTATTTCTGCGAGCGTCAGCAGTTCAGCACCTGCGACAATTCCAATCCGGTCGAAAAGCAGGAAATGTCGGAAACGCTCTACGGAACGCCGATGGGCGGCCTGTTCGGCTATTCGCACCTGACCGGCGGTTATCCCGGTGGGCAGGCCCAGTATGTACGCGTTCCGTTCAGCGATGTCGGTCCGATCGTGATCGAGGACGATGCGCTTGACGACGATCGCGTGCTGTTCCTGTCCGACATCCTCCCGACCGGGTGGATGGCGGCCGAGAATGCGGAAATATCGGGCGGTGACACCGTCGCTGTCTGGGGAGCGGGTCCGGTCGGCCTGTTCGCAGCGCAAAGCGCGCTCATCATGGGGGCGGCGCGCGTCATCGTCATCGACCATTATCCGCACAGGCTGGAACTCGCCAAGGGCCTTGGCGCGGATGTGATCAACTTCCATGAAACCGATGTGCGCGAGGCGCTGATGGCGATGTCCGGCGGCGTCGGTCCCGATGCGGTGATCGACGCGGTCGGCATGGAGGCGCACGGTTTCGCCGTCGACAACATGCTCGATATCGCCAAGCAGAGGGTCGGCGTCGGTGCGGACCGGGCGTCCGCCCTCAAGCAGGCGATCCTGTCGGTCCGCAAGGCCGGCCGCCTTTCCATTCCCGGCGTTTATGGCGGGATGACCGACAAATTCCCCTTGGGCGCGCTCATGGAAAAGGGGCTCACGGTCCGGACCGGCCAGACCCATGTCCAGAAATACGGCCAAAAGCTTCTCGACATGATCAGTGCGGGCAAGATCGACACCACATTTCTCATCTCCCACCACCTCCCGCTGGAAAGCGCCGCGTCGGGATATGCGAATTTCAAGAACCACCAGGACGAATACACCAAAGTTGTCCTCAGACCCGGTATGGAGAACTGA
- the recA gene encoding recombinase RecA translates to MAANLKVIDSDMAASNDKATGDRQKALDAALAQIDRAFGKGSAMKLGQKETMQVEAISTGSLGLDIALGVGGLPRGRVIEIYGPESSGKTTLALHVIAEAQKVGGTAAFVDAEHALDPVYARKLGVDIDELIVSQPDTGEQALEITDTLVRSNAIDVLVVDSVAALTPRAEIEGEMGDSHVGLQARLMSQSLRKLTGSISRSRCMVIFINQLRMKIGVMYGNPETTTGGNALKFYASVRLDIRRTGAIKDRDEVIGNSTRVKVVKNKVAPPFKQIEFDIMYGQGISKIGEVLDLGVKAGLVEKAGAWFSYDSVRIGQGRENAKTFLKENPEMLEKLERAIRGRTEEVSEEMMAGPDADA, encoded by the coding sequence ATGGCGGCAAATCTGAAGGTCATCGACAGCGATATGGCAGCATCCAACGACAAGGCGACGGGCGACAGGCAGAAGGCGCTCGACGCGGCACTGGCGCAGATCGACAGGGCCTTCGGAAAAGGTTCGGCGATGAAGCTGGGCCAGAAGGAGACGATGCAGGTCGAGGCCATCTCGACCGGTAGTCTCGGCCTCGACATTGCGTTGGGGGTCGGCGGGTTGCCGCGCGGTCGCGTGATCGAGATCTACGGCCCCGAAAGTTCCGGCAAGACGACGCTGGCGCTGCACGTGATTGCCGAGGCGCAGAAAGTGGGGGGCACCGCAGCCTTCGTCGATGCCGAACACGCACTCGACCCCGTATATGCCCGCAAGCTCGGCGTCGATATTGACGAATTGATCGTGTCGCAGCCCGATACCGGCGAGCAGGCGCTGGAGATCACCGATACGCTGGTCCGATCGAACGCCATCGACGTGCTGGTCGTCGATTCGGTGGCGGCGCTGACCCCGCGCGCGGAGATCGAGGGGGAAATGGGCGACAGCCATGTCGGCCTGCAGGCGCGCCTGATGTCGCAGTCGCTGCGCAAGCTGACCGGCTCGATCAGCCGCTCGCGCTGCATGGTGATCTTCATCAATCAGCTTCGCATGAAGATCGGCGTGATGTACGGCAACCCGGAAACGACGACGGGCGGCAACGCGCTGAAATTCTATGCCAGCGTTCGGCTCGACATCCGCCGGACGGGCGCGATCAAGGATCGCGACGAGGTGATCGGCAACTCGACCCGGGTGAAGGTGGTGAAGAACAAGGTCGCACCACCGTTCAAGCAGATCGAGTTCGACATCATGTACGGCCAGGGTATCTCCAAGATCGGCGAAGTGCTCGACCTGGGCGTGAAGGCCGGGCTGGTCGAGAAGGCCGGGGCATGGTTTTCCTATGACAGCGTCCGGATCGGTCAGGGGCGGGAGAATGCCAAGACCTTCCTCAAGGAAAATCCCGAAATGCTCGAAAAACTGGAACGGGCGATTCGCGGCAGGACGGAGGAGGTGTCCGAGGAGATGATGGCCGGGCCCGACGCCGACGCCTGA
- a CDS encoding dicarboxylate/amino acid:cation symporter — MDSAEQATERRGISLQMQMLAGFLIGLVGGLVVHVTAADAPWVAFVTSYVTGPIGQLFLRLLFMLVIPLLFSALVVGIAEMGEIRSLRRVGLRTLILTVAVSTIAVVVSIVLVNLLQPGRGVDPAMAQQMLADAGGRANAILSRSGDTPHGMDAVLGIVPSNVIAAMADNDILAVMFFALFFGIGIVLVDKPEVERLKNVVEGVFEVAMRLIGLVIKLAPIAVFCFMFNLAALFGWDLLVRLSAYVGVVLAALGVQMFVVFPLLLIFLAKRSPLAFFRETQEASVMAFSTASSNATLPTSLRVADTELKLPPRVARFVLTIGATANQNGTAMFEGVTVLFLAQFFGVDLSIVQQFTVMLICILGGIGTAGVPAGSLPVVALILGMVGVPPAGIGLVLGVDRFLDMCRTTLNVTGDLVLATVVAAGEPETDGRGQLEAAA, encoded by the coding sequence ATGGATTCAGCCGAACAGGCGACGGAGCGCCGCGGCATTTCCTTGCAGATGCAGATGCTCGCGGGCTTCCTAATCGGGCTTGTCGGGGGCCTGGTCGTGCACGTGACCGCGGCCGATGCGCCCTGGGTGGCATTCGTGACGAGCTATGTCACCGGCCCGATCGGGCAGTTGTTCCTGCGGCTGCTGTTCATGCTGGTCATTCCGCTGCTGTTTTCCGCGCTGGTCGTCGGGATAGCGGAGATGGGCGAAATCCGTTCGCTGCGCCGCGTCGGGCTGCGCACGCTGATCCTGACGGTGGCCGTTTCCACCATCGCGGTGGTCGTCAGCATCGTGCTGGTGAACCTGTTGCAGCCGGGCCGCGGGGTCGACCCTGCCATGGCGCAGCAGATGCTGGCCGATGCGGGCGGGCGCGCCAATGCGATCCTGTCGCGCAGCGGCGATACGCCGCATGGCATGGACGCGGTGCTCGGCATCGTGCCGTCCAATGTCATCGCGGCCATGGCCGACAACGACATCCTGGCAGTGATGTTCTTCGCCCTGTTCTTCGGCATCGGAATCGTGCTGGTGGACAAGCCCGAAGTCGAGCGGCTGAAAAATGTCGTCGAAGGCGTGTTCGAGGTGGCGATGCGGTTGATCGGCCTCGTCATCAAGCTCGCGCCGATCGCGGTGTTCTGTTTCATGTTCAACCTCGCCGCCCTGTTCGGCTGGGATCTGCTGGTCCGCCTGTCGGCCTATGTCGGGGTCGTTCTGGCCGCGCTCGGCGTGCAGATGTTCGTGGTCTTCCCGCTGCTGCTGATCTTCCTCGCCAAGCGGTCGCCGCTGGCGTTCTTCCGGGAAACGCAGGAGGCGAGCGTGATGGCGTTTTCGACCGCTTCGTCGAACGCCACGCTACCGACCTCGCTGCGCGTCGCGGATACGGAACTCAAGCTGCCGCCCCGCGTGGCGCGCTTCGTGCTGACGATCGGGGCAACCGCGAACCAGAACGGTACGGCGATGTTCGAGGGCGTGACGGTCCTGTTCCTCGCCCAGTTCTTCGGCGTCGACCTCTCCATCGTGCAGCAGTTCACGGTAATGCTGATCTGTATTCTCGGCGGAATCGGCACCGCCGGCGTGCCGGCAGGATCCTTGCCGGTCGTGGCGCTGATCCTCGGCATGGTCGGCGTGCCGCCCGCGGGCATCGGGCTCGTGCTGGGGGTCGACCGCTTTCTCGATATGTGCCGGACGACCCTGAACGTCACCGGTGACCTGGTACTGGCGACGGTCGTCGCGGCGGGCGAGCCGGAAACCGATGGTCGCGGGCAATTGGAAGCGGCCGCGTGA
- a CDS encoding glycosyltransferase family 4 protein, giving the protein MRIAMLAPIAWRTPPRHYGPWELVTSLLTEALVARGIDVTLFATRDSITSAALDGVVPAPYAEDPAIDAKVWEFRHLAHLFRQAERFDLIHNQADFPAHAFADLVETPMVTTIHGFSSDRILPMYRPYQHRVHYVAISDADRHPDLSYAATIHHGIALDAFAFDAQGSEDLLFFGRIHPDKGVAEAIAAARACGRRLDLYGIVQDREYYDSIVAPALDGVTVRYHGPVGGARRVEALGAARALLHLINFEEPFGLSVIEAMACGTPVIATRRGSMPELIEHGVTGFLVDRPDQVPEAIERAGDLDRLAIRRAVEARFGVDRMADDYIALYRRILGRAE; this is encoded by the coding sequence ATGCGGATCGCGATGCTCGCCCCGATCGCATGGCGTACACCGCCGCGCCATTACGGCCCGTGGGAACTGGTCACGAGCCTCCTGACCGAAGCACTGGTCGCACGCGGAATCGATGTGACGTTGTTCGCGACCCGCGACAGCATCACCAGCGCCGCGCTCGACGGCGTGGTGCCCGCACCCTATGCCGAAGATCCTGCCATCGACGCCAAGGTCTGGGAGTTTCGGCACCTGGCGCACCTGTTCCGCCAGGCGGAGCGGTTCGACCTGATCCACAACCAGGCCGATTTTCCCGCCCATGCCTTCGCCGATCTGGTCGAGACGCCCATGGTGACCACGATCCACGGCTTTTCTTCGGATCGCATCCTGCCGATGTACCGGCCATATCAGCACCGCGTGCATTACGTCGCGATCAGCGATGCGGACCGCCATCCCGATCTTTCCTATGCGGCGACGATCCACCATGGCATCGCGCTCGACGCGTTCGCGTTCGATGCGCAGGGCAGCGAAGACCTGCTGTTCTTCGGCCGCATCCACCCCGACAAGGGCGTGGCGGAGGCGATCGCCGCCGCGCGCGCCTGCGGTCGCCGGCTGGACCTCTACGGGATCGTTCAGGACCGGGAATATTATGACAGCATCGTCGCGCCGGCCCTCGACGGCGTGACGGTCCGGTATCACGGACCGGTCGGTGGCGCCCGGCGCGTGGAGGCACTCGGGGCGGCACGCGCCTTGTTGCATCTGATAAATTTCGAGGAGCCCTTCGGCTTGTCGGTCATCGAGGCGATGGCCTGTGGCACACCGGTCATCGCCACGCGGCGCGGATCAATGCCCGAACTGATCGAACACGGTGTCACCGGCTTCCTGGTCGATCGGCCCGACCAGGTGCCCGAAGCGATCGAGCGCGCCGGGGATCTGGATCGCCTCGCCATTCGCCGCGCGGTCGAAGCCCGGTTCGGCGTCGATCGAATGGCCGACGACTATATCGCGCTTTACCGCCGGATCCTCGGGCGCGCGGAGTAG
- a CDS encoding SRPBCC family protein yields the protein MRSKRLLERTIYPTTGSKTDLNQYLALIFAHGPFFAGISGKTRNEWPGRALCPQERRQRMRRPAVLVAGVFVGGLTALGGVLLARSGTKRGAHDDAPGRTARTSRFGNYDVTGATVTITKPPRDELFRRWRDFEKLPDFMENLETVERRGDGWRWTIKAPGGKTVSVDTEIAEERDGALIAWRSVESSDIDTEGRVAFHDAPGGGTQVSLTVAYKPPLGKTGKAVAKIFQREPAIQARRDLRRFRMLMETGEIATSHNRRDAKETT from the coding sequence GTGAGATCGAAGCGCCTTCTCGAACGAACCATCTACCCGACGACCGGGAGTAAAACTGATTTAAATCAGTATTTAGCCCTGATTTTTGCGCACGGACCGTTTTTCGCCGGCATTTCGGGGAAAACACGGAACGAGTGGCCAGGTCGAGCGCTGTGCCCCCAAGAGAGGAGACAGCGAATGAGACGTCCAGCGGTGCTTGTCGCCGGTGTTTTTGTCGGCGGGCTTACGGCTCTAGGCGGTGTACTGCTCGCCCGATCGGGTACGAAACGGGGTGCGCATGATGATGCGCCGGGCCGCACCGCGCGCACCAGCCGTTTCGGAAACTATGACGTCACGGGCGCGACCGTGACGATCACGAAACCGCCTCGCGATGAATTGTTCAGGCGCTGGCGCGACTTTGAAAAGCTTCCCGACTTCATGGAAAATCTCGAAACTGTCGAGCGGCGCGGCGACGGATGGCGCTGGACGATAAAGGCGCCGGGCGGGAAAACCGTTTCCGTCGATACCGAAATTGCCGAGGAGCGCGACGGTGCGCTGATCGCCTGGCGATCGGTGGAAAGCTCCGACATCGACACCGAAGGCAGGGTCGCATTCCATGATGCGCCCGGTGGCGGAACCCAGGTGTCGCTGACTGTCGCCTACAAGCCGCCACTCGGAAAGACCGGAAAAGCGGTCGCGAAGATTTTTCAGCGCGAACCGGCGATCCAGGCCCGGCGTGATCTCAGACGGTTCCGGATGCTGATGGAAACCGGCGAGATCGCGACCTCGCACAACCGGCGCGATGCAAAGGAGACGACCTGA